From Flavobacterium lipolyticum, one genomic window encodes:
- a CDS encoding alkaline phosphatase D family protein — MEKNKDLGRRRFLRNSLLVAGGVFIAPLIESCSNDDKPDHDDAPDGMKNEGFETGVASFDPTETGVIIWTRYSAGSDAEINWEISKNAAFTEITRKGQAAASSTNDFTIAVDVQNIPSNTKYFYRFFNAKTKQVTVIGETRTLPSKTDSVNDVKMAVVSCSNFPAGLFNVYGAIASSEADVVVHLGDYIYEYAPGQYGTNPFTNPLGREHKPAREITSLSDYRERYRQYRGDKNLQLLHQKKPFICVWDDHEFANDTYKSGAENHQPSEGDFQVRKMAAFQAYSEYIPLKTGKDFRIYRSFNFGTILSLYMMDTRVIARDKQLSYGDYIDNSGNFDQTKFKTDLLSTNRKLIGSEQMTWLGSQINADTAKWKVLGQQILMTKMLIPAELLMLLNQILGEVSKLGSATPATMKALTTTISQLVVIKMRHKQGDPSLTAQEIARVTTTLPYNLDAWDGYFAEREQLYAMLSGKNVVVLAGDTHNAWMGKLTDMQGKRIGTEIACSSVSSPGLESYFGITSDPTKAIELAQAFTVLIDDLEYANLYKRGYTYLKFTASGSEAEWRFVDSVTTETTNTVTEKKYTIA; from the coding sequence ATGGAAAAGAACAAGGATTTAGGCAGAAGAAGGTTTCTTAGAAATTCTTTATTGGTTGCCGGAGGAGTTTTCATCGCCCCATTGATTGAAAGCTGCAGTAATGATGATAAACCAGACCATGATGATGCTCCGGATGGAATGAAAAACGAAGGTTTTGAAACCGGAGTTGCCAGTTTTGACCCAACTGAAACCGGAGTGATTATCTGGACAAGATATTCAGCAGGCTCTGATGCCGAAATTAATTGGGAAATAAGTAAGAATGCTGCGTTTACCGAAATAACCAGAAAAGGACAGGCGGCAGCATCATCTACAAATGATTTTACAATAGCGGTAGATGTTCAGAATATTCCATCGAATACAAAATATTTTTACAGATTTTTTAATGCCAAAACCAAACAAGTAACCGTTATTGGAGAAACTCGCACATTACCTTCAAAAACAGACAGTGTAAATGATGTAAAAATGGCTGTTGTTTCCTGTTCTAATTTTCCGGCGGGACTTTTCAATGTATACGGAGCGATTGCTTCTTCAGAGGCCGATGTAGTGGTGCATCTGGGAGATTATATTTACGAATACGCGCCGGGACAGTACGGAACAAATCCGTTTACCAATCCTCTGGGCAGAGAACACAAACCAGCCAGAGAGATTACAAGTCTTAGCGATTACAGAGAACGCTACAGACAATATAGAGGAGATAAAAACCTGCAGCTGCTGCATCAGAAAAAGCCTTTTATATGCGTTTGGGACGACCATGAATTTGCCAACGATACTTATAAATCCGGTGCCGAAAACCATCAGCCTTCCGAAGGAGATTTTCAGGTGAGAAAAATGGCTGCTTTCCAGGCTTATAGCGAGTATATTCCGCTTAAAACAGGAAAAGACTTTAGAATTTACAGAAGCTTTAATTTCGGTACTATTCTTTCCCTTTATATGATGGATACCAGAGTGATTGCCAGAGATAAGCAGCTGAGTTACGGTGATTATATCGATAATAGCGGAAATTTTGACCAGACTAAATTCAAAACCGATCTGTTAAGTACCAACAGAAAACTAATTGGAAGCGAACAAATGACATGGCTTGGATCGCAGATCAATGCAGATACCGCTAAATGGAAAGTACTGGGCCAGCAAATCCTGATGACCAAAATGCTGATTCCTGCTGAGCTGTTGATGCTTTTGAATCAAATTTTAGGAGAAGTCTCTAAACTAGGAAGCGCAACACCCGCGACTATGAAGGCGCTTACAACAACAATCTCTCAGCTTGTGGTTATTAAAATGAGACATAAACAAGGAGATCCTTCGTTAACGGCACAGGAAATTGCGAGAGTTACCACGACTTTACCTTATAACCTGGATGCCTGGGACGGCTATTTTGCCGAAAGAGAACAATTGTATGCAATGCTTTCCGGAAAAAATGTAGTGGTTTTGGCCGGAGATACTCACAATGCATGGATGGGTAAACTTACAGATATGCAGGGGAAACGCATAGGAACCGAAATAGCGTGCAGTTCGGTGTCATCTCCGGGATTAGAATCGTATTTCGGAATTACTTCAGACCCTACAAAAGCGATAGAACTGGCACAAGCCTTTACCGTGCTGATAGATGATTTAGAGTATGCCAATTTGTACAAACGAGGATACACCTATCTTAAATTTACAGCATCCGGTTCTGAAGCCGAATGGCGATTTGTAGACAGTGTAACCACTGAAACCACCAATACGGTTACAGAAAAAAAATATACTATAGCATAG
- a CDS encoding DUF1826 domain-containing protein, with product MNNIFSNNNQIGVVATFSELVQTHFKGERNALCWYRNLDGDFNEIVAKLSLEENITVVYPEDLIALQLTEKGSIAREVILNDLQLLTDFGASPSLNLLKCYERDDEFDFISTDVYSFHVDRSPIATDTFLCTYHGAASDIVSNSQAEQKILIPEIREKLQELHDGPPEEFESFLEENYFDLHYQLHPNAAPVNLGLGHLWRLAVDHPKQQVLPCIHRAPIENDGEYRLLLIC from the coding sequence ATGAACAACATATTTTCGAACAACAATCAAATTGGAGTAGTAGCTACTTTCTCTGAATTGGTACAGACCCATTTCAAGGGAGAAAGGAACGCACTGTGCTGGTACAGAAATTTGGACGGTGATTTTAACGAAATTGTAGCTAAATTATCCTTAGAAGAAAATATCACAGTAGTTTATCCCGAAGATCTAATCGCACTCCAACTCACCGAAAAGGGGAGTATAGCCAGAGAAGTTATCTTAAACGATTTACAACTATTAACTGATTTTGGAGCTTCGCCCTCACTTAATTTACTAAAGTGTTACGAACGTGATGACGAATTTGATTTCATCTCGACAGATGTGTATTCGTTTCATGTAGATCGTTCGCCCATTGCAACCGATACTTTTTTATGTACCTACCACGGAGCAGCAAGTGATATTGTTTCTAATTCGCAGGCAGAACAAAAAATCCTAATTCCGGAAATCCGTGAAAAATTACAAGAGCTGCACGATGGACCACCGGAAGAATTCGAAAGTTTTCTAGAAGAAAATTATTTCGATTTGCATTATCAGTTACATCCCAATGCAGCACCAGTTAATTTAGGCTTGGGTCATCTTTGGCGTCTGGCTGTAGACCATCCCAAACAACAAGTACTGCCATGTATTCACAGAGCACCCATAGAAAACGATGGAGAGTATCGATTGTTGTTGATTTGTTGA
- a CDS encoding META domain-containing protein yields MKRFKCIYVFVAVLLSTITYGQESLKMFVKESKVSCMGVGPMECLQVKYDKDKEWQLFYDHIEGFNFEKGNRYEILVTRTKRQEPIPADASAYQYKLKSIVSKTPVNAEKGIYNTKMILTQLNEKKITNGKAFITINDESGTINGNNGCNIFNVKYTKLSAKNQIKTDAPFGTLMACEGEGMKLEQDFSAAITKKKFKIVKKNNKVQFRNGKNKVVMEFSIPTQNQLWSFIAKNNWKLIALENVGQDYGKASIKFNPAEKKVSGSTGCNNFFGTYETTGDRISFDKVASTRMACIGEEGNKTEQKMLYYLNNKDLRFDVADQTLNFYLNDRLVMMFGITR; encoded by the coding sequence ATGAAAAGATTTAAATGTATTTATGTTTTTGTAGCGGTATTATTATCAACAATTACATATGGTCAGGAAAGTTTAAAAATGTTTGTAAAAGAAAGTAAAGTGTCCTGTATGGGTGTTGGCCCTATGGAATGTCTGCAGGTAAAGTATGACAAGGACAAAGAATGGCAGCTATTTTACGACCATATTGAAGGTTTTAATTTTGAAAAAGGAAATCGATATGAGATCTTGGTAACAAGAACCAAAAGACAAGAGCCTATTCCTGCCGATGCTTCTGCATACCAGTACAAACTGAAAAGCATTGTTTCGAAAACTCCTGTAAATGCCGAAAAAGGAATTTACAATACCAAAATGATCTTGACCCAGTTAAACGAAAAAAAGATAACTAACGGGAAAGCATTTATTACGATTAATGACGAATCTGGTACAATAAACGGTAACAACGGATGTAATATCTTCAATGTAAAGTACACAAAGCTTTCTGCAAAAAATCAAATTAAGACCGATGCTCCTTTTGGAACTTTAATGGCTTGTGAAGGTGAAGGCATGAAATTAGAACAAGACTTTAGCGCTGCAATAACAAAGAAAAAGTTCAAAATTGTAAAGAAAAACAATAAAGTACAGTTCAGAAATGGGAAGAACAAAGTGGTGATGGAATTTTCTATACCAACTCAAAATCAACTGTGGAGTTTTATTGCAAAAAACAATTGGAAACTAATCGCACTTGAAAATGTTGGACAGGATTACGGAAAGGCTTCTATTAAGTTTAATCCGGCAGAAAAGAAGGTGAGCGGAAGTACAGGCTGCAACAATTTCTTTGGAACTTATGAAACTACCGGTGATCGTATTTCTTTTGATAAGGTAGCGTCTACAAGAATGGCATGCATTGGTGAAGAAGGAAACAAAACAGAGCAAAAAATGCTGTATTATTTAAACAATAAAGACTTACGTTTTGATGTAGCCGATCAAACGCTTAATTTTTATCTTAACGATAGATTGGTCATGATGTTTGGCATTACAAGATAA
- a CDS encoding thrombospondin type 3 repeat-containing protein: MLCGAGDGRINTQDNCPFTFNPDQKDLDGDGVGDVCDNCIAIANGLAEKDVPGVGNQTDTDKDGVGDACDNCVKTPNFDQINSDEDSFGDVCDNCRTKTNPLQEDVNKNGIGDAREGLDQGEGDGSVVTSPLTSYRFVGDKTYEFSNHLGNVLSVITDRPLFAQNGQNYSFNPDVLSFSDYYPFGMLVPN; this comes from the coding sequence ATACTTTGCGGAGCGGGAGATGGTCGTATAAACACCCAAGACAACTGTCCGTTCACCTTTAACCCTGACCAGAAAGATTTGGATGGAGATGGTGTAGGTGATGTATGCGACAATTGTATTGCAATAGCAAATGGTCTGGCAGAAAAAGACGTTCCTGGTGTTGGCAATCAAACAGACACGGATAAAGATGGTGTAGGTGATGCCTGCGATAATTGCGTAAAAACACCTAACTTTGATCAGATAAATTCTGATGAAGATTCTTTTGGTGATGTTTGTGATAATTGCAGAACAAAAACCAACCCGTTACAAGAAGATGTCAATAAAAATGGAATTGGAGATGCCCGTGAAGGTTTAGACCAGGGAGAAGGAGATGGATCAGTAGTAACAAGTCCGTTGACCTCTTACCGTTTTGTTGGAGATAAAACCTATGAGTTCTCGAACCATTTAGGAAACGTTCTTTCGGTAATTACAGACCGTCCTTTGTTCGCACAAAACGGGCAAAACTATAGTTTCAATCCGGATGTTCTGAGCTTCTCAGATTACTATCCTTTTGGAATGTTAGTCCCGAATTAG
- a CDS encoding RHS repeat-associated core domain-containing protein, producing the protein MRHGSSDSYRYGFQGQEKDDELKGEGNSLNYTFRMHDPRVGRFFTIDPLTHKYPFYSPYHFSSNSPIMSVELEGLETSTLVNEKQKAIKEHGAVKTWLGLRILDFIEGFINVGRLTQGKPILKYPILQASSEENLGAVKSVYNTTFEVMSVWQTAKYGIGGENDEI; encoded by the coding sequence ATTAGACACGGGTCTAGTGATAGCTACAGATACGGTTTTCAAGGACAGGAGAAAGACGATGAGTTAAAAGGTGAAGGAAACTCCTTAAATTATACCTTTAGGATGCATGACCCGAGGGTGGGTAGGTTTTTTACAATTGACCCACTTACTCATAAATATCCATTTTATAGTCCATATCATTTTAGTTCAAACTCGCCTATAATGTCAGTAGAATTAGAAGGATTAGAGACAAGTACTTTGGTAAATGAAAAACAAAAGGCTATAAAAGAACATGGTGCTGTTAAAACTTGGTTAGGATTAAGGATTTTAGATTTTATTGAAGGATTCATAAATGTTGGAAGATTAACACAAGGAAAACCTATTTTGAAATATCCAATATTGCAAGCTAGTTCTGAAGAAAATCTTGGAGCAGTGAAATCTGTATACAATACAACATTCGAAGTAATGTCAGTTTGGCAAACTGCGAAATATGGAATTGGCGGTGAAAACGATGAGATTTAA
- a CDS encoding amino acid permease: MKNNQEVVEENQLKRGLTNRHIQLIALGGSIGTGLFLGIGPAAVLAGPSVILGYAVAGIIAFFIMRQLGEMVVEEPVSGSFSHFAYKYCGSFAGFASGWNYWILYILVSMAELTAIGVYVQFWWPEIPLWASSLFFFLVINALNFASVKVYGETEFWFSIIKVVAIIAMILFGTYLLISGTGGEQATIHNLYNDGGFFPKGFFEKTASGSFQGLLSAMALIMFSFGGLELIGITAAEAENPEKNIPKATNQVIYRILIFYVGALVILFALSPWRQITTDSSPFVMVFQNLNGMEFELFGTKIYFTRLIANVLNLIVLTAALSVYNSSVYSNSRMLYGLADQGNAPQFLKKLNNKSVPINAILISSCFAAICILINKVIPEQAFSILMSLVVSSLIINWGMISYTHLRFRRTKEQESTKTMFPSIFYPVSNYICLVFLLGILSIMWMTDMKLSVELIPIWLGILFIFYKVYKTKK, encoded by the coding sequence GTGAAAAATAATCAGGAAGTCGTAGAAGAGAATCAGCTTAAACGTGGGCTGACCAACCGTCACATTCAATTAATTGCTTTAGGAGGATCAATAGGAACCGGTCTTTTTCTCGGTATTGGCCCGGCGGCTGTATTAGCAGGACCATCTGTTATTTTAGGATATGCAGTTGCCGGTATTATTGCTTTTTTTATTATGAGACAATTGGGTGAAATGGTTGTCGAAGAGCCTGTCTCAGGAAGCTTTAGTCACTTTGCTTATAAATATTGTGGTTCTTTTGCGGGTTTTGCATCTGGTTGGAATTATTGGATTTTATACATTTTGGTGAGTATGGCCGAACTTACTGCCATCGGGGTTTATGTACAGTTTTGGTGGCCCGAAATTCCGCTATGGGCATCCAGTTTGTTTTTCTTCCTGGTTATAAATGCTTTAAATTTCGCTTCGGTTAAAGTGTACGGAGAAACCGAATTTTGGTTTTCAATCATAAAAGTGGTTGCCATTATTGCCATGATCCTTTTTGGTACTTACCTGCTGATAAGCGGTACAGGAGGGGAGCAGGCTACCATACATAATTTATACAACGACGGAGGTTTTTTTCCAAAAGGTTTCTTTGAAAAAACAGCATCGGGTAGTTTTCAGGGCTTGTTATCTGCAATGGCGCTGATTATGTTTTCTTTTGGTGGTTTAGAGTTAATTGGAATTACCGCTGCTGAGGCAGAGAATCCCGAGAAAAACATTCCAAAAGCTACCAATCAGGTAATCTATAGAATCCTTATTTTTTATGTAGGTGCATTGGTTATTTTATTTGCTTTGTCTCCGTGGCGACAAATAACGACAGACAGTAGTCCGTTTGTAATGGTTTTTCAAAATCTAAACGGAATGGAGTTTGAGTTGTTTGGCACCAAAATATACTTTACCCGTCTGATTGCCAATGTGCTTAATCTAATTGTTTTAACCGCAGCTTTATCGGTATATAATAGTAGTGTATACAGTAACTCACGCATGTTATACGGTTTAGCAGATCAGGGTAATGCGCCTCAATTTTTAAAGAAGTTAAATAATAAATCGGTGCCTATTAATGCGATTTTAATTTCTTCCTGTTTTGCAGCGATCTGTATTTTAATCAATAAAGTAATTCCCGAACAAGCTTTTAGCATTTTAATGTCTTTAGTGGTGTCTTCTTTAATTATCAACTGGGGAATGATTTCGTATACACATTTAAGATTCAGACGTACGAAAGAGCAGGAAAGTACTAAAACGATGTTTCCATCTATATTTTATCCGGTAAGTAATTACATCTGTCTGGTATTTTTATTGGGAATTTTATCCATCATGTGGATGACCGATATGAAATTGTCCGTAGAATTAATTCCGATTTGGCTGGGTATTCTTTTTATTTTTTACAAAGTTTATAAAACAAAAAAGTAA
- a CDS encoding REP-associated tyrosine transposase: protein MKEGCIIRDQILPHFITSTVVDWVDIFTRQVYRDIVIESLEYCIENKGMILYGYIIMSNHIHLIIQSKHGKLSDLIRDFKKFTAKSILEKIQNTPESRREWMLERFKLATHSHSRNKEYQFWQYGNHAEEIYSNEFMWSKLDYIHLNPVKAGIVAKASDYIYSSASNYVYDSGLLKVEKANNPVMNVLDHKSFVHYNKY, encoded by the coding sequence ATGAAAGAGGGATGCATAATTAGAGATCAAATATTGCCACATTTTATAACTTCAACAGTTGTAGACTGGGTAGATATTTTTACACGTCAGGTATATAGAGATATTGTCATTGAGAGTTTAGAATACTGCATTGAGAATAAAGGAATGATTTTATATGGTTACATTATTATGAGTAATCATATACATTTAATTATTCAATCTAAACATGGAAAATTATCAGATTTAATAAGAGATTTTAAAAAATTTACTGCGAAAAGTATACTTGAAAAAATTCAAAATACCCCTGAAAGCAGGAGAGAATGGATGTTAGAACGTTTTAAATTAGCAACCCACAGTCATTCAAGAAATAAAGAATACCAATTCTGGCAGTATGGAAATCATGCAGAAGAAATTTACAGTAATGAGTTTATGTGGTCAAAATTAGACTATATACATTTAAATCCTGTAAAGGCCGGAATTGTTGCAAAAGCATCAGATTATATTTATTCAAGTGCAAGTAATTATGTTTATGATTCAGGGCTCCTAAAAGTTGAAAAAGCTAATAATCCAGTAATGAATGTTTTAGACCATAAATCGTTTGTTCATTATAATAAATATTAA
- a CDS encoding SIR2 family NAD-dependent protein deacylase, producing the protein MKEQLTEIISQVYDKSNRNGFTFLTGAGISAESGIPTYRGADGIWVKGTQFHKPEEFGTFKYFRENPEEVWQYALFRKKMFENAQTNESHHEIVKIESLLQDRFHLITQNIDNLHRRAGTERIYEIHGKTREIKCSNGCKEIEKLPIEVKGKEIDEDLTKEDVELLKCKKCGSWMRPNILWFDEYYDEKTNKKFSSLKIAKNSGILFIIGTSGATNLPMAIAETTLKYGGTIVDINTEDNLFTELIKEKKNKIIIRETSTTTLKTIREVLQNIAGK; encoded by the coding sequence ATGAAAGAACAACTTACTGAAATCATAAGTCAGGTTTATGATAAAAGCAATAGAAATGGATTTACATTTTTAACAGGTGCAGGAATTTCTGCCGAAAGTGGAATACCAACTTACAGAGGAGCAGACGGGATATGGGTAAAAGGAACTCAATTTCATAAACCGGAAGAGTTTGGAACTTTTAAATACTTCAGGGAAAATCCTGAAGAGGTTTGGCAGTATGCACTGTTTAGAAAAAAGATGTTTGAAAATGCTCAGACCAATGAGAGCCATCATGAAATAGTAAAAATTGAAAGTCTTTTACAAGACAGATTTCATTTGATCACACAAAATATAGACAACCTGCACAGACGTGCCGGTACAGAAAGAATCTATGAAATACATGGAAAAACCAGAGAAATCAAATGCTCGAACGGCTGTAAAGAAATAGAAAAATTACCTATAGAAGTCAAAGGAAAAGAGATAGATGAGGATTTGACAAAAGAAGACGTAGAATTGCTTAAATGCAAAAAATGCGGCAGCTGGATGAGACCCAATATTTTGTGGTTTGATGAGTACTACGACGAAAAAACAAACAAAAAATTTAGTTCCTTAAAAATCGCCAAGAATTCTGGTATTCTCTTTATTATTGGAACATCCGGAGCAACAAATTTGCCAATGGCTATTGCCGAAACTACTTTGAAGTACGGAGGAACTATAGTTGATATTAATACCGAAGACAATTTATTCACAGAACTTATTAAAGAAAAGAAGAATAAAATTATCATTCGGGAAACTTCTACCACAACCTTAAAAACGATACGTGAGGTACTGCAAAATATAGCCGGGAAATAG
- a CDS encoding 3-hydroxyacyl-ACP dehydratase FabZ family protein, with translation MLKEIESLIPHRNPFLFVDKIVSFSNETIVGIKTFDERDLWLKGSVPMSEYIPGTILIESMAQCGGAGVKLLGITNGIFGLVSIEDAEFFATAKFTDDIKFVIQNIRLSEKIIKQSGIAYVGDKEIIKATWMCVKLQ, from the coding sequence ATGTTAAAAGAAATTGAAAGTTTAATTCCGCATAGGAATCCTTTTTTATTTGTAGATAAAATAGTGTCATTTTCAAATGAAACCATTGTTGGTATTAAGACATTTGATGAAAGGGATCTTTGGTTAAAAGGAAGCGTTCCTATGTCTGAGTATATACCTGGAACAATATTGATAGAATCAATGGCGCAATGTGGTGGTGCAGGAGTTAAACTTTTAGGAATTACAAATGGAATTTTTGGACTTGTCAGTATTGAAGATGCTGAATTTTTTGCAACTGCAAAGTTTACAGATGATATTAAATTTGTAATACAAAATATTCGTCTAAGTGAAAAGATAATTAAGCAGTCCGGAATTGCTTATGTAGGAGATAAAGAGATCATTAAAGCAACCTGGATGTGTGTAAAATTGCAATAA